The Oxalobacteraceae bacterium OTU3CINTB1 genome includes a window with the following:
- the eutC gene encoding ethanolamine ammonia-lyase subunit EutC has product MDDAESNIIVGQPAAEDYGNGVVTANPWQSLRRFTAARIALGRSGVSQPTAPQLAFQLAHARARDAVHLALDQAALGEALLAACGLRCLPLHSAAASRDIYLQRPDLGRRLDDASRGALLQRRAAEPGAYDLALVIADGLSALAIEQNAVPFIKILTARLADDGWSLAPPAIVGQGRVAVGDEVGELLGARAVVVLIGERPGLSSPDSMGLYLTWAPKTGLTDASRNCISNVRPAGLTYDDAAFKLHYLLSEARKRQLSGVALKDETATDNHALDAPPRNFLLDHD; this is encoded by the coding sequence ATGGACGATGCCGAGAGCAACATCATTGTCGGCCAGCCGGCTGCGGAAGACTACGGCAACGGCGTGGTGACCGCCAACCCCTGGCAGTCGCTGCGGCGCTTCACGGCCGCGCGCATCGCGCTGGGCCGCAGTGGCGTGAGCCAGCCGACGGCGCCGCAGCTGGCGTTCCAGCTGGCGCACGCGCGCGCCCGCGACGCGGTCCACCTGGCGCTGGACCAGGCTGCGCTGGGCGAGGCGCTGCTGGCCGCCTGCGGCCTGCGCTGCCTGCCGCTACACAGCGCGGCGGCCAGCCGCGACATCTATCTGCAACGCCCGGACCTTGGCCGCCGCCTCGACGACGCCTCGCGCGGGGCCTTGTTGCAGCGACGCGCCGCCGAACCCGGCGCCTATGACCTGGCGCTCGTCATCGCCGACGGCCTGTCCGCCCTGGCCATCGAGCAAAACGCCGTCCCCTTCATCAAGATCCTGACGGCGCGGCTGGCCGATGACGGCTGGTCGCTGGCGCCGCCGGCCATCGTCGGCCAGGGCCGGGTGGCGGTCGGCGACGAGGTGGGCGAGCTGCTTGGCGCGCGCGCGGTGGTCGTGCTGATCGGCGAGCGGCCCGGCCTGAGCTCGCCGGACAGCATGGGCCTGTACCTGACGTGGGCGCCGAAGACCGGCTTGACCGACGCCAGCCGCAATTGCATCTCGAATGTGCGCCCGGCGGGCTTGACCTACGACGACGCAGCGTTCAAGCTTCACTATCTGTTGTCCGAAGCGCGCAAACGGCAATTGTCCGGCGTCGCGCTCAAGGATGAAACGGCCACCGACAACCACGCACTGGACGCGCCACCGCGCAACTTCCTGCTCGACCACGACTAA